The following nucleotide sequence is from Trifolium pratense cultivar HEN17-A07 linkage group LG2, ARS_RC_1.1, whole genome shotgun sequence.
GTGCAACCAAACAGGTACCAAGTAATAGTAAAGCTCCAAGGCGTTAAAAGTAAAACCATTAAATTTGCATAGGTTAGCTAAAAGAATAAACTGAGCCTAACCTTCATCAAGGTGAAGAGTGTAATTTCCAATAGGCATGTCACGGTCAATGCTTCTGATAATTTGTTCCTCATCCTCCAACCAGAATGCACGTTTAGTTCTCAACCTAAAAGCAGCCCTAATTGCCTCCTTGATGGCTTCGGGAGTGCCATCAATACCTATTCGTCTTGTATAATCGCCCCATTTGACTGATATAACCCTTCCACAGCAAGACTGAGTTTCCCCACCTGCCAAAATAGGAAGAGCAATTAGCAGAAATAAGAAAAGTTAAcctaaaggaaaaaaaaattatgcactAATCATTTATAGAGTTTACCATTTCCGGGAGTTTCTCTCCAATTCCAAGGAGGGACTCCACTTGCTGCAACTTCAGCTGCGGCAATGGCAAGAGGGTGTCCATCATGATCCAAACTTCTTTCAAGATTGAGTGTTGGTCTTCCAGAAGCTAATTGCATAGTATTCGAGAATGATGAGAAACATAAAGGAACTAATACTTTGGATAGAAAGAATGCATGAACATCAAAATGATATCCCATGTATATCTAAATCCTTATACCCCTTTCCTAAATTGGTGAATTCATTTTTCGTTtccaaaatgataaaaaaattgacaattatTAATGAATACTTAAATACTGATTTTGGCCATTAAAATGATGCAAAGAAAagatatttgaatataaaaactCATACATGGTAAGAAAAAAGGAGTATGAACTATGCATACTTCCTCTGACTATATGAACAATACCTGGTCATGCATAAACCTGATGAGTTACTactaatgaaaattttaatcGAGACAAACTGATGAGTGATTGCAACAAGCAGGAACATTACTTTTTTCCACTATTTGAAGAAATAATTACCAGCCACGCATGAGCTGAATAAATTAATGGCAAAACACAATAACCAGAACATTCCAACAAAGTACACTAGTACAACATTtgaattttcatttcaataGGCTCTTCAAAGTAACAGTTCAACCTTTGCCCCACTCTTTTTATCGTAAAATGAAAGGTttacaagaaaaatgaacaccAAAAAGGTAGCAGGTCGGCTACGGTAGCGGCTAAATTCCCATGCAATGCATGTGCGTCTAGAAAACAAGACAGGATCAGCTGGTCCAACTGGTTTCAACCATAAACAGGACTCAAGTCCTGTCTGGTCAACCTATTAGATCAAATCTCTGCTAGATTGCTATATACATGTTCTTTAAACCAGTGTATTGCTTATTTTACATTCTTAAATTTGatagaataaaatatatatcttgCAAAATATATAGCTTTTAAAATATTGGCTCGTATGATAATATTGTGATTTGTTTGCAGTAACTCTAGTGGTTTtgcataaaatataaaaagttcaaTATACGCGTGAgattttaaatttgtaaaacaTGAACCAGTATTCAACTTGGCTATGGTATTGGGTCAGTGAGTGACTGAAATGAAATGGATGTAGCATACACTAGTTGTTATTTTCCAGTACAGCAATCTATGACTAGAACCAAATCAAATTGTCACATGGCATTAAAATTCTACATGATTCATGAACTGCAAAATATGAAATAATCTTAGGACACAACACAGGTGAACAGTAATAGAGTGGAAAATAAAAAGCTGACTTCAAAGACATACCTTCAACAGGCCCAAAAGAAATGTTGGCATCATCAATACCTGTACAGTAACATAACGAGTCAAACAACTGTTATTGAAGACAAAATGAGAGAAATTGTAACGAACAGACATCCAAATGCCACGACTCGGAATGACAACCAGGGAAAAACTACCAAGAATTCACTTGGGTTGCATGTGATGATTAAATATAATAGGAGTTAAATCCCCTTTGAGAACTTTGAAATTACAGTGATTTATACTCTCCTATATCAAAAATCATAAGCATAGGGAAAAATAGCACAGTTATCAAGCTGAATATCAATTGATATGGGCTGGTGATCACTACTTAAGTGTAGATTATTAACAAAGATATAAATTTAACTTCCAAACAGACTTCCTAAAGCTATAAAGGGGCAACCAAATGCTGCTTCTTTACTCCAGATTTCAGTTTCACAAAGGAGGAAAAATTATCGCGTGTCAAAATCAGTAATTTAAACAAGATCCAGACCTTTCGGAACTGTATTTGTTGGAAATTGGAAGTTGTAGTCAATTAGGCAGATACAAAGTCAATTAGGCAGGTACAAAAAGAGTAGTTAGGTTTATAACAGTCAGGTATTCCGTCGCATTATATCCACTTCGTAAGACAAGAATCATAGCCTAATATTCCAAGCCATAATGTTTGAGAAAAATATCAAATCAgcccttctttttttttaaaaaaaaaaaaattgttggaatTGGTAGACTACCAACTCTTTGGTTTTTCTAATGCTACATACACATTTTCTTTTACACAGACGGCATATGCATCTGTGCCAAAAGTCAAATGTTGTCAATAATCTGTTGGATTTAAGTTTGATGCCAAACACCATCACTAAATATGCATTGCGCAAAAACAGTTTGAATCAATGTTGTCAATTGCGGATCGCAGAAAAAATAGCGGTATGTTCAAATTCCTCTGTGCAACAATCCTATAGCACTGCTATAGCCACTACAaaatattttgtactaaatactGTATCGCGGAAAAATGGCGATTTGCTCAAATTCCGCTATGCAACAGCGCCGCTATAGCCGTTATTCAAAAACACTGGTTTGAATCTGTTGGGAATTTCGCCTTCGTTACGGTCCAGACCCAGCCGTCTgattgcggcatttgggttgccttcattgcagcctacaacaccttcattgtgttgggtgtgcaGGGGtagatttagtcccacattgcttagagatACGGCATGTATCGCATTTATAAAGTTtgggcaaccctcaccttacaagctggtattgtagggttgagttaggcccaacctAAAAATTCTAAGAGAATCCTATCATTATTGCCTCAAAAGTCATATTCTTTAAGAGTAAACCAATAATTCGTCAGTACAAAATTTAGAGAGGTGACGTACCCTAAAAACCCTGGCCATAATAGTCCTTAATGGGTTCAACATTAGTGACTAATATTACCGACATTAATAGATTTTACGGACTAGATTAcatttttacattaaaaaagaTTCACTTCTAGCCTGTTTGCTTTAGCTTTTGAGAACTCACAAAGTAGATTTTAcgagaagaaagaaaaacttTCTTTGATAAAAAGTGCATCGGCAAGCAATTTATTCGCATGCTTCCACctataattttatcaaacaggCTCTCGTGTTCGAGACACGGAAATGATGCCACGCCACATGTTTAAAAGCCTACGGCCAGCAACTTTTTCGCACGCTTCCAAATATAATTCATATCAAACAAGCTCTCGTGTTCGAGACACGGAAATGATGCCACACCACGTGTTTGGAAGCCTAGGGCCAGCAACTTTTTCACACGCTTCCAACTATAATTTATATCAAACATGCTCTCATGTTCGCGACACGGAAACGATGCCACGTGGCATGTTTGAAAGCCTAAATAAACACGCGAACCCGAATTGCCTGCAGTTGGAATAACATGCTGTTTCACTTCTCAGCCATTAATTAGAGATCAGACGGTTGAGATTACTCGCTAGCAAAATCAACTTCAAATAATCTCGACTCTCAATCCCAAATCAAACGGCTAAGACCAATAACTACGCGCCAACTGCAGACCAGGCCAGCAACTTTTTCGCATGCTTCCAACTATAATTTATATCAAACAAGCTCTCGTGTTCGCGACACGGAAATGATGCCACGCCAGTACGCCACACGTTTGGAAGCCTAAGGCCAGCAACTTTTTCACACGCTTCCAACTATAATTTATATCAAACATGAAATAACACGAACCCGAATTGCCTACAGCTGAAATAACACGCTGTTTCACATCTCAGCCGTTAATTAGAGATCAGACAGTCGAGATTACTCACTagcaaaatcaaattcaaataatctCAACTCTCAATCCCAAATCAAACGGCTAAGACGAATAACTACGCGCCAACTGCGCGCGAAAATTAAACTTATCTGCCACCAAATCGATAAACACACTTATCTGCCACCAAATAATCATGCACAAGAGCACAACATGACATTGACTAAAAAAAGATTGAGCTACAGCATAAAACTCTTTATCAAATCAAACAGTGcatcaaaattaaactttatACTCAAATAAGCACGATtgcatataaataaataaaaaaacagaaacaaatCAACAATTATCCAAACAAAGCATCAAATCAATTTTACCAAAACACAAACAAAGAATGGTAAAACTATTGAATTAACCTTTATCAGCAAAGTGCATGTAAGAAGATTCAACTTTAGAAGAAGGAGTAAGACTCTTATACTGAGCACACTTACTCCTCTCTCTTAAGATCTCATCAATCTCTTTATAACAACTCATTTTCCCAGAACCACTTCCACCTCTATCTTGATGATGTTTAGCTTTCTTAAACTCTTTCAAAAGATTCCTCCATTTATCAGTACACATAGTCGGTGACCGATCAAAACCCTTTTCTCTCATCTTCGCCGAAATTTGTTCCCAAAGATGCTTATTCGATTTCGAAGTATTGAAAAGTGAATCCATCTCTCTTCTTAAACCAATCAGACTTCGTGTCTCATCTTGTACCCAAGTTTCAGCTCGTTTTTTAGGAGCTTTGATCTCCATCTCAGGATCTTCACCGCTACTTTCTGCAGTTAGAATCATTTGTGGCGGTGGTGCTTGTTGGAGTTGATGGTGATGGTGTTGTTGTTGCGGTTGCGGTGGTGGTGgatgtggtggtggtggaagaTCGGCGTTGGTTACAACTTCCATCATCATGTCTCTTGCTTCTTCTTTGTAGAAATCGATTGGACGAGGCTTTTCTGATGATAGATACATTATTGCTTATTTGCTGAATAATCGATTTTGCTGAGTAATCGATTTTGGGATGATGAATTGAAttgaagagaagagaaagagaaaagacAATGGTTTGTGTTATGTACTAAAAATTAGTTTTGTTGTAGTAAAAAAGGTTGAATTGAAGTAGTAAAAGTTTGGGTTTTGTGTGTGTAAAAATATTGTCAGCGTTAAGTAAAAGTTTTTTCGTTTGTTTGATGTGTAAAGGAGGATGAGGTTGAGTGAGACTTGAGATGGACGTGTCTGTCTCTTTTTTATATTCAACTAAATtaatttagatattttttatcatttttttaggATAATACTACcgataatgttttttttagtgtattatttattattagactTTTGCcattttgtgaaaaataaataaattagagttttttgttgtcaaaaaaaagaaagagttttgttgaaaaaaaatcaaatagtttAGCTAAAGTGGTAAATGTGTTTTAATTAAGGAAGAGTTATTTGTGTTAGAACTTTGCTATTTATAGCGAATACTATTATAATGAATTCATTGTGAAAGAATTGTGAAGTGTTACATTTTCTACTTTAGTGGAAAATATGGGTGGGTTTATgtaaaatcaaaaaaattgttgtagTTGCTTTTGTTATCGTCGTGTTTTTgtgaaagttttttttgtgataTATAGTGTTTTCATTTGTTAAAATCTGTATTTGAATATTTCATGAAATAATATTTTGGTGAGAACTGGAGGTTAAaaccaacaataaaaaaaactagtaaATATATACGATTTTATAGAGCGATCCTCAAAGACTCACGtcacaaaaaaacttataatattttaatgttcCCTTCTCTTATTCATTGTTCTCAATGGACAAATGCACACAAGAAGATTGCAAATCTGAAGAGAGATTATCTCAACGGTAATgtgttatcattttttttcgGGTCATCTCTTCACCATAAATAGATTAGTCAATACTAATAAAATGTACAccatgtatataatatatatcaacACCTCTTTCCTTCCCACTCATTCTCGCATTGACTTGTGCGTATAAAGAAAATATGGCTAATTAGAAACTTAAAAGGGGATAATTCATTTTATATGCTAGACATAGTTTTAGGTGGAGATTAATCCATGTTAAATGATAAAGTCTTTTGTAGTCATAGACAAAACACCTCAGTTTTAGCCACATCTTGTTAAAAATCTACactttatttaaatgataaataaattataaaatttggaaaaacGAAACCCCTCTTCTGCATCTCACCGAGCaactattttctcataaaacCAATCTTGTTCACTCTCTAGTCTCTACCATGAATGTTGCAACATCCCAACCTCCTCAAGCCAGAGTAAACAAGAATGTTGAATTATGTGTTGTCCTAGTCGGAAGCGGTGAAATGGTTGCTTGAAGGAAGATATATAGCTAACATTCAAGTCATCAATAAagtcaaagagaagaaaaagaaagaaaaaaaacacacacaacacaatatTATTCGATAGAATGTAACTTAGATTTAATTATgttcgtaatttttttttaagaagccaaatcaatatattaaaataaaaagttaagtACAGAGTGTGTCTAACAAGAAAAATTACAAAGTAGTAAATATGTTCATGTAGAAAAACAATATGATATTTTCCATAACTAAAAtccataagaaaaaaaaaacataacttaAAAATTCGACGATTTGCTGCTGCTCTGTAACAACGacggagaaagaaaaaacatcaTGACATTCACGTTCAACTCAGTGGTACAACCACCAGAACCTCCAGACAAAAGAGGAGATAGTGATAATCATGCCAATGGAAAAGTAGTGAAAGAGATGGTATCTTTTAGAGATAAATTGCTGGGTAATCAAATCTTAGCAGAAAGAGAAAAAGTGGATCTTTTAGCAACAAACAAAGCAAAGGTTGAGCTTGTTCAAGGGAATAGGCTTATGCCCATGCTCCATGTTAAAAATTCTGTGATTGATGAACTCAGTGAACCATGGAAGGATGCTCTTATTGTGAAACTATTGGGAAAATCCTTGGGTTACAACACCATGAAGGCTAAACTTGAGATTGTGTGGAAACTCACAGGAGGTTTTGAATTGATGAACGTTGGTAACTCTTACTACATGGTTAAGTTTGATGGGATGGAAGACAAAAATAAAGTGATTAATGGAGGTCCTTGGATCATCTCTGATCATATTTTGGCAGTGAGTCAATGGTCTCCAACATTCAACGCCACAACTGCAACGATAGACAAAACTGTGGTCTGGATCCGAATACCGAGTTTAAATCTTGTTTATTATGATGAGAGCCTTCTTTGGGCGCTGGGATCTATGGTCGGTACTCCTATCAAAGTAGATCTTCATACtcttgaagtggaagaaatagtcacaagaaaggcgggggtttgaattgtgacccttttaaaaatttaatcttGCACTACAtaattgatctcaagtgtatacttggataaatgttagttaaatataaaacagcttgttcagagaatgttctctgctgtgTTAGGAGAACGTTCTCTGCTATGTTTGGAGAATGTTCTTTGTTGTGTGAGAATTCAAAGTGAATGTAAATTAAGtggtttgtgtgatgtgtgtttacagaaaataaatagttaaaggtaagagagattcacacacaaaatttatactggttcacccgaatcctgggctagtccagtccccacgcctgtgagttttccactataatctagatcCAGATTACAtaaacttccctttgatctaagcccagatcaaagaccctttatAATCTAaaaccaagatcacaaagtatccagctataTCCAGCTGATCTACCTTTGCAAggtaacctcaatcaattatacccaattgacttgagaaAATCCTAATGATTTATCAATGGTTTCTTGGATCTAAGCTTTTAATCACACCTAACCGgttgtgaagcttacaaatgaATTACACTCAAAATACTCATGAAATATAGATCCTATTTTTCTAGAGGGCTTGGAGTAtgagtgaaaaagaagagacaAAGATACAACCACTTAAAAGTGAGTTGTGTAGCAAAGTGGTCTCTTGAGATATTTGCTTTGTtgaaactcaaaggttagtttgagaagcaaataaaaacactcaaTATACCATAAGTATAGATGAGAATGAAGATCTttgagtgtgagtgataaaagaagagttttatgacttgtTGACAAAAACAAgtattgatgatttgtagcttgaactcttgctcttcttGTGCAACCAACCATgttatttatagatggagatgtcCCTCTGTAGTTTGAACATCAATTATAACCGTTGAGAGTATAGAAATAGTtgttgtgagagaaacaaaacagtcCATGTGAATCTGTCATTTAGATGTTTCAGGAGATCGTTCTTCTGATGGTCTCTGACCGTCACATTGTACTTGATGGCAAAAATATTCTTTAGccaactgtcaatgagttgttTCTGAGTATATATCTGTTGCAAACATATTCCCCATGTGTGGAAATCAGATTGGGATGcctttggataagattgccacatAAGTGTAAAAATCTGGGAGACCATTCTTCTGATGGTCTCTGACTGTGACATAGTACTAGATGGTAGAGATATTCGTTTTGCCAACTGTAAATGAGTTGTTTCTGACATATATCCGTTGCAAATATATTCCCCATGTGTGGAAATAAGATTGGGATgctttggataagattgccacatAAGTGCAAAAATCTGAGAGACCATTCTCCAGAATTCTGGAGATCATTCTCTGTACTGGTGTAGATAATCCCCATGTGCTTAATgagttgttgcaagttgtcaaacaGCTGTA
It contains:
- the LOC123907830 gene encoding trihelix transcription factor GT-4-like isoform X1, producing MYLSSEKPRPIDFYKEEARDMMMEVVTNADLPPPPHPPPPQPQQQHHHHQLQQAPPPQMILTAESSGEDPEMEIKAPKKRAETWVQDETRSLIGLRREMDSLFNTSKSNKHLWEQISAKMREKGFDRSPTMCTDKWRNLLKEFKKAKHHQDRGGSGSGKMSCYKEIDEILRERSKCAQYKSLTPSSKVESSYMHFADKGIDDANISFGPVEASGRPTLNLERSLDHDGHPLAIAAAEVAASGVPPWNWRETPGNGGETQSCCGRVISVKWGDYTRRIGIDGTPEAIKEAIRAAFRLRTKRAFWLEDEEQIIRSIDRDMPIGNYTLHLDEGMAIKVCLYDESDRIPVHTEEKIFYTEDDYREFLARRAWTCLRDLDGYRNIDNMDDLRPGAIYRGVS
- the LOC123907830 gene encoding trihelix transcription factor GT-1-like isoform X2; its protein translation is MYLSSEKPRPIDFYKEEARDMMMEVVTNADLPPPPHPPPPQPQQQHHHHQLQQAPPPQMILTAESSGEDPEMEIKAPKKRAETWVQDETRSLIGLRREMDSLFNTSKSNKHLWEQISAKMREKGFDRSPTMCTDKWRNLLKEFKKAKHHQDRGGSGSGKMSCYKEIDEILRERSIDDANISFGPVEASGRPTLNLERSLDHDGHPLAIAAAEVAASGVPPWNWRETPGNGGETQSCCGRVISVKWGDYTRRIGIDGTPEAIKEAIRAAFRLRTKRAFWLEDEEQIIRSIDRDMPIGNYTLHLDEGMAIKVCLYDESDRIPVHTEEKIFYTEDDYREFLARRAWTCLRDLDGYRNIDNMDDLRPGAIYRGVS